In Carettochelys insculpta isolate YL-2023 chromosome 3, ASM3395843v1, whole genome shotgun sequence, the genomic stretch TGCTGTCTGAAGGACTCCAACTTGTCAGGGAGTGAGGAGTTAAGTGGTTTACGCATAAATAAAAGTTTAGTCCAAACTTGCCAATGGTTTCAGCTCCAACTATATATATGCACCAACAAGAGACTTCAGGACAAAAGCAACGGAGTAGTATATTTTAATAGGCTTACTGGGGAGAGACTGCAGTTATGTTTAGtgggaaaatattaaaattatttctATTCCTTTAAGTTCTTGGAGTTTCTTTGGGTTTAGGAAAGTGTTGTTGAGGAGATACCTAAAGTTTGGCACGTGGCATTGTAATTTTGGAAGAGGGATTCATTAGCACTTCAGAGGAGGTCCAGAGCTATAGCACCACATTCTTAAGTATTTTAATTTGCAAGCTAAACTAGACATTGAAAGTTGTTGGGCAGAAACTAGTTAGCTTTACACAGGACACACTCATTTATTTTTCCAGGAACCTCTTGTTTTTGGTTATACCCTGTGAAGACATGTACTACAATCAGGTACAGACTGTAGCCAACATTTGGGCCTGTCTAGGCTGTAATCAAGGAAACCCTTCCCTATGGCTGGGCTATATAAAACAGTAAGAGGAAATGAGGGTTACCAGGAATGAAATACTATGCTCAAAATAGCCTTGTATTTTGGACACTGTTTGGCCACATACTTTTTATTCTGGGATATGGatatatcctgaaatagaaagcaCAGTATAGCCTTAACCCAAGTGTATAGGATGAATGGCCTCCAGGTGAATGAATCTGGGTTGTACTGCTAATGATGCTCTTATCTGTTGGGTCTCTGCCttatttgttgcagaagttggaaggtgtGTAGAGAATGAAGCAGAAGAATGCAGGAAGAAAAAGGCTGTTTCCATGGTTTGGGCAGGGTGGAATGCCACCTTGGAGAACCCAATTCTCAAACAACCTTTGCTAGAATCCAGGGAATGCTGAGCAAGACACTTACACCGAATTATCATCATCTATTTAAAACAGGTAATCactgtgttcctcattttctagGTGCCCAACAGTAAACCTAGGAGTCTGATTTGTGAAGTGCTAAGCACCCACTGCTGcaactgaggtcaatgggagctgtgctctGAATATATAAAAAAACCTTCTATAACATACTaccttttcagaaaagagagtcagcccccagcagtgccaacagtgtaagctgtgtgcttgtgcggccactcaggagagattccaatgcctctcagctgattagcacaacATTCatagctaggtttgtgtttctcctggtggtgcacagaaattttattccacacatggatggaaaaaaatctataCATGCattgaaaagattagaggaaacactggcccTTAGGCATCTTAAATTGTACACTGAAAACTAACACATTTTTATGTTAATTTCTTTGCTTCAATttatcatctgtaaaatgggaatattaCCACTTAATTTCATAAGGGTTCAAACAGTCATTAATATTCAAGAAGCATTCTGATAGATATTTTGATATTTAAAGTAAGGTTTGAATAACTGTAGTTAAAACATCAGGTCACATCctggaaaacaacaagaaaattAAATCTAATAGCTGCTCTTCAAGCGAGTGTACCACCTATGCCAAGAACTGAATAGGgttacttggaaaaaaaatagtatGTCTTGTAATGATATCAAAACACATGTACAATgattggggaggggggcaggacagggactGATAAAAATCTAAGCAACCCTAAATCCCTCCTAAGGCAATTGTATGGGCACTATTACCACAGAATCTATCTCCAATATGCAGATGGGGAACTGACAGAGATGTACTGACAGTAAGCCGGCTTTGACTAGACATAGACCAGACTAGACACTGAAGTCGGCCACCAATACGCAATTTTACCTACACCAATTGTGCAGCTAAAATAGGCCTATCTGCGGTCGACTTcaatggctgtctacacagaagaaggGTGACAGGAACTTTAATCCTCGCCACTCGTtaggagttctggggtcgactGACCCCAAAAAGcgctgttttgcacatgcacaaaaacaaaacactggaagATTGACTCCGAGTGGATCATTGTTCCATGGTAGAATAGACCCAGCCCCGGGAAACTTGTGAAAGCTGGGAAATGAACGATTGAACAGAGGCCTGCAACCCAGCCTGCACCCTTATCAATGGGTAATTCTTTCTGTATTTCCTAGCCAGTGAATGCTTCAGTTTTGAACCCAGACATTCTTTCCACAGGTCTTGCATTTGAAGCTTCCtaactttaaaaaagcaaactggaaaaaaataattctaaTGTGAGCCTCGCTGTAATACAACTGGTCACCAGCAGAGCAGGAATCTTTAGACCCACCACACATATATCTGCAGTAATTCACAGCAGTGGTAGCTTGTCACCCTGTATGTGCACTCTCGTCTAGAGGGAAATAAGGCACAGCTTGCACTGCTCTTTGTTGATAGTCCAGGAACCTAGGACTTAGTCCATGCTTTGAGGagagtttacaaaaaaaaaacagattccaaagagCTCCTCCCCTCTCTTGCACCAGACCCCGGGCTCCCCTTCTTCTTCCTGTCTGTTCTTGTCCCACTTTCCCTCTGTACATGCAGCTTCATCCCTACACACAGCTCATCTCAGACCGCCTGCCCCATTCTTTCCTAGGCCGTGTCTGACTCCTCTGTAAGACAATATGACCACTGCCACCTCACTGGATTCCAATAGTCCAGGAAAGAAAATACCCTTCCTCTCATTTCTTTCTCCCAGTATGTGGTTGCTGGGAGGAGGAACACTAGGGAAAGTCCTGCTCTTCTACAGAGCTGCTGGTTCAAGAATGCTCCATATCTTCCCCCAACCTTGTACTGACAAACAGCTGAAAAATTATTGCTGAATTCTTACAAAAATTATATATATCAGCAGGAGGCAGATACCCAGCACAGAAATTTCAGCAGTGCTATAAACAACTAAAATAGGGTTACAACATTAGTGGAAAGTTGGGCAACTTTAACTGTACATATTGCCACTTGTGCTCTCTCTACTACAAAGAAGGACTAAGAATAAACCCCGAATAAGTTTACCAAGGGAGCTGTCTCCTCAGTCAAATTACAGGTTACATCTAAAGGAGGTGGGGTGTGGTTTCCCTGCTCATTCATACATACTAGTGCTCGCTCTCATTGCACTTGTGAAAGTATAAACAGCAATGAAGTTTTAGTCACACAGGTAGCAGCAATGAAAACCACAGTTTATCTGAGACACCGAGTGTGAGTATGTGTTCGTAAGTGGGCAAAAAACCCCATATCTGACTTGTCACAGTCTCAGACAAACATGTTTAAAGATGTACTCTTATTTCCATTTCAGAGTTTGGCCTTGCCAGACGGGGTGGTCCTCCCATGACAGATGGCTGGCACTACTTAGCTGTGTCTTACTGCTCTGCCTCAGCTGGGCATCAGCACTTTCTTTACAGGATCACGGTGTCAGCCCAAACGTTCCTCCCTTAACACACTGTTGACTTAGTTTTTGCCATTTTGAAAGCTATTAAATGTACAGTATTTCTCTTCTGTTCAGTCAAAAcgtgtaaatagttctttatATGCACAAAAACTTTCTGTAAGAGACAAATCAAACAGCTTAAAAATAAGGCCTCTGCTGCAGTGATGCAGAAAACAGAAGTTGAATTcatgcattaaaaaaattaaataatatcATGCAACAGATAGCACTTGAAATTGCGAAATAATGCTAGAACAGTAAATGCATGCCCAGGTGGAATCGGTTCCTGGAGTAAACTGTAACCTCCCACTGAGCACTAATTCCCTTTacttactgaaaaataaaagtatTCTTAAGAACCATTGAAACCCTGCTCCTCTGCAACATCTGTTGACATTTTGGATGATAGAAGAGCTACAGTTTAATAAGCCGAATTAAACGTAAAGTTTGTAAACAGCTACACAATCTCTATCTTTTGTAAATCAGCAGTAACAAGCCAAAGGCCAGAAAACAGTAAACAAAAAGCCCAAAACTGAACAAATACCACAGCCCCAGTGCAAATCAAACAAACATTCTTAGGTAGCCTATCAACTTCACAGATGAATCATAAAGATGCATCAAACTGAACTACTCCATATTTCCCACTTATCATCCAGTCAGGCTCAGTAGTCACAAACTGCTCACCTTGTCCATGTTTCAGACCAACCTGAACATCAGATTTTAGTGTTCTCAAGCTGCAAAGAGGTGCAGGATGAAATTTGTTCAAGGCTTGATGGAATGGAACAGTAAACTCCCATTTTCTATCTCCAGTTAGTTTCCTATAGTTCAGATCACCtttaaatataattaaatttgACTTCTCCAGCTCAGCGTACAAGTCAGTAGCCACAAGAGCCATACTACAAAATTCATGCGGCAGAGTCCAAAACATGTGATCATGGTAAACCCAGACTCCTTTTTTAATACTGCCCTCCCAGTTCATCCCACACTTAGACATCCACCTATTATTAGCTGACTGCAGCTGTTTAATAGTCCAGTTAAAATCATGCTTTGTGGTATCCGATACGTACCATGGAATACACTTTCCATGGAAATGGACTTCAGTAGCTAACTTTGATGACAACAAAAAGTCAGCCAGTACCAGATCAGTAATAAGTTCATATCCAGCATTATCCAGGACTATATCAATTCTAGTAATATCTTCTGAAGTTCTCCTTTTCTTGCAGTTTATAAGCAGTGACCAAATGCTTTCCATATCATCCACTAAGATGAAAGGTTTCAAGTCATCCAGTGATTTTAGAGGATTAGCTTTCTGAGAGTTGTCTTCACCAGCAGAAATAGAGAGGTCACACTTATTCCCCCACAGTGAAACCTGACGAGAAAAAAATTCACTTAGATCGATCTATGTATTCTGTAGTCTTCCATTCCAGAAACAAAGGGGCCTGACTTTACATACATGCTCCAACTTTACATTAAAGCTCACTTTTTTGCACATAAAAAGAGTTTAGAATGACTTTTGggtgaaaaaccaaaacaattctCGCCAGTTCCAAAGAGCACCAGAAATAAATTGAGAGAGGCTAGTGTTTCCTCCTCCCTCATCTCTATCTTGGACTCTCTGCGGATTAGATTTAATAAATACACTGACAGAGCTAAAAACATTTTCATTGTGGACATAACTCAAAATGCCTTGGCAGAATAAATATCCTCCTCGTATGAGTTTTACAAAGTCTGattgcaagaatatgcaaatatattcCTTTATGAAATCTCAAACAGTAGATATGCAGCATTGccaaattatgtttttattaacTTTCAAGGTATTTAGCATATTCCTAAAGCCTCAGCTCctagggcatggtttcccaaactagggggGGCCATGAGGCAACCaaggccctcccctgcccccccatcattccctctaccctttgcttctggctctcagcttctgccattttatgtgggtgacccgacacacccactataaaaagcaggcagccggcaaagacccaagtgcaaaggtgagtgtgggttggcaggggggggggggggggggggggggggggggggaggagaagaagaggatggggttagatagggggctgggggtgcctggctcaagtcagggggatggggtaaaaacagggggctggtggtgcctggctttgtggggctcaggcaggcagcttgcagggcttgtggTGCTCAGGCGAACGGacagcttgcaggactcatggggcttgggcagctgcacCTGGCATTGCACAGGTCAggtggcttgggcaggcagctggccctagcaGTGTGGCGCTTGGGCTGGCGGCTGGCCTCAGcaatgtggggctcaggtggcttgggcttgTGGGTGGCAGCTGGCCCACGCAGcgtgggcctggggcaggtggctggccccggcagtgcagggctcaggcaggtagttctggcagcgcaggtctgaGGCGGCTGTGTGGCTATCGTAGGCAGCTCTGGTCGCTGGcttggggctcaggcggctggccagctggggctgcaccaggcatccacAAGGGATCAAGAAAAATTgtgtgtgcttatttttaaattttaaacacttttatatcaagcttttgtgtttatttcaaattacaaaatgaattttttgttaaaggggagttggatgatggtaaagaatcGAAAcgtggggcatgatgccaaaaagtttgcaAACCACTGTCCTAAGGATATGAGCTTATGAGATCCTTTACCTTCTATTCCTAATTTtcgcagagaaaagcttgaaactgTAAACCATAACAGcccaacaatatttttttaatcgTGATTTAAGCAAATCTCATAACTTTTTGCAGCTGGACTCACGACTTTTGAATGCTTGGAGATGGCAACCCTGAACgtacatggaaaaaaaaagagacacaCACTTTGGAACATGTAATACACCACCAGAAGCATGGACAGATATGATTATCATCAATTATATGGATACTCAATAGAGTTTTTGAATAAGACCACAAATCTAACCAGAGTCTTGCTAGTTTCCTCTAGGACTGCTCAGATCTCTAGCTAGCAGGAGAGACATCAGAAAAGTTTGCAGACTCAACAGTAAACTTTCTCAGTGAACATACAATAGCATATGTGCAACCATAAGGACTTCAATTTTTTAAAGTGAAGGTGAAAGTAAGTTCTGCAGAATTCAATTTGTAGCTTGCTACAGACAGTAAACATGAATAAGGGCTGCCAAGTTTACCTGGAGCAGCTTCAAAAAATCTTCTTGAAGTTGTTTTTCATCTAGGTCCTCAATGTTTTTGAGAAGTTCTCGTAAGTAAGTGCATAAGGCAATAATAGCTTGGTGGGATTCAAAGAAGCTTTGAACTTTTACTTCTTTAAATACATCATAATCATCAATTGGTGGACTAAAATAGAAGAAATACGATTAATATGCTATCCATTTTCTCTCATTGCAGCAACAGAGTTAAACACAGtatgatatttttaaatgaatgctaAACCTGGAATCCTAATCTGAGCTTTCACAGTAACGTGACATGCCTATATGGGTCCAGTAATACTTACATTGCCTGGTATGCTGTCTCACTCATTTTAATCAGCATATACAGATGTTTATTAAGAAAAGCCATATATCTTAAGGTTGTGTCCAAATGTCTCAATCATAATGGGTCCCTTCTCCCCCATTATATGGGGCACTGTATAAACACACCCAGGTTGCCTTTGAGGATTTTCAATCTATGAGAGAAATTGGTTAAGGAGTGGAGATAAGACATCCAAGCTCACTACGGATGAATAACTCACTCAGTTATTTTCAGTACACTTGTATTTATGGTTGTGTGGCAACTTTTCACAGACCTATCTAAatgtacaagctgaacctctctagtcaggtaCACTCTCATCCACCACcacctgtaatccagcatggttttagttagctggatcacCTCTGATctcaggtgtggccaagtttcccagggtcccaaaaaGTTTATTTCCTGCCACCAGTCCCAGGtcgcagtgttttgtgctgttatttagctgtaatgtacccctacaTTTCTTTTGAGaacccggtaagcagtggaagttttggtaatgcgctagacaattttgacctcctgtgatctggcaaatgcTCTTGTTCAGTGCCAGTCGGGTCCCAAGGGTGtgggactagaaaggttcaaccaaTATTATGAAGGGAAGGGGGTGTGCTTGTGGAAATTTATCTAGGACCATCCTAAAAATTAACATAGTAGTTCTTCTgttaaactgtaaaaaaaaaaaaaaaaaacctcaaaatttATACCTGGAGAAGATAACATTTTCTGACCAAATTACTCAagataccaaaacaaaacaaaatttaaaggTCCTCCAGGATTTTGAATTGCTGAACAAAAGAGCTCTTCATGTTGTTGACCTTCCCTAAGAGATTACAAAAGAATTCTTCACTTTTGGCGTGTAGGGAGTTTTAAAGCACACAGTTCCAAAACAGAACGAATGCATGACACAAAAGTGCAACTGGCACAAACACGTTTTCTAGTTTGGGAAACATggcctttttttcctccctcattTTGGAAAATGAGAACAATTTACCCATTTTAAAGATCTTCGTGTGACACAGAATGAGTGACAATTTCGAAAGCCTTTTTTCATACTATGATTTTTCATTATTTGTTTCTTGGGGCACGTGAAACTTTGTTTTGGTGAACTAAATTCTTAACACTGTTGCTTACAGCAATCACTGATATTTTTCTACATAAAAAGGGcataattttcagaagtgcttatgtctgatgaagtcagtgggacatGGTAGCCTAACTTAATTAGGTTCTTAAAAACTTTATCCAAAACAACAGATAAGACATGTATCGATGTGTGTATTTACAACTAACCCTACCATCACCATGTTTTCATTTTTAGGGCCTGCTACTACTTATGTTAAAATTAATCAGAGTTTTACCATTAATTTTAAACGGCAGCTGGGTTGGACACTGTTCTCAAATGAATAAATATGAGTCAGTTTAACTTTTTAGAAGGCACAAAGAAAATGTTAGTTCAATCTTGCATATTGCTTAATAAAAGGAAAGTTAGCAGAATTCAGCACCTGATACGTCACAAAGAAAGCAAAACCCCTTTAGCACCTCAACTGGAAAAAGTGTTGCCAACATGTACAGCAGTGGAGTTAGAAGAACACTGAAAAAAGACTTCTCTATTTGTGAGACAGATTTGCATTTTAAACCAATAATCCTTTAGGAAGCATCAGTAACTTTCAGATTTCAACCCAAATTACTTGGCAAGAAACTGGAAAGTCAGACTCAGATGTTTCAGCAAAGTGAATCACAAAAAGAGAAGCAGAAAAGTTACTAACAATGTACTTCAAGGTCTTCAGCACAAAAGCAATCAAAGCCTGAGTGAACTGGAAGATGCGAGAATGGGAAcgaggagaggaaaagaaaaaaaaatgtttaaagcaGAATTCTGATTCATTTTAAACCTACTCCCTTTTCCTTTCTCCCTGTAGTCCCCTTCTCAGATGCACAAGATCAGAAGAACTACACGCAGTTAACACCTGACATTCAGTTGCACACTTACTTCTGAGCTAGAGCTTCATGAATCCGGCGGTACATGTAACACTCCACATATAGCCAAGGGGACTGAAACCAGCTTGGCTGTCCATTTCCATCTAATAAATTTTGTTGATATTCTAGGTATTGATTCCACAATAGAGTATCAGGGAGTTTATCATCCAAGGGAACCAGTGGTTTGTCCGTCTGTAGCTCATTCCGTAACTTAGAAAGGAGAGAGATAGTGTTCTTCTCTGCCTCAAtgcctttctgaaataaaaatggaaaatacttAGGGCTGTCGATTAACCACACTAAACTCACAAGatttaactcaaaaattaattgtgattaaagaAATTAATAAtggttttaatcacactgttaaacagaaAAATTTTGTCTTCCTACATTatcaaatacattgatttcaactacaacacaaaatacaaagttATATTCCATTTATTAAtaaatagaataccatttatctAAGAGTATGATATAATTATTTCAATGCTTGACAGACCTGAAAATAAGCATTCCTAGTCCTGTATAGCCATATACTCTATGGTAGTTTACTTTTACTGCAAATGTAtataaattttgaattttaaaaatctcaatAACCCAGTAAGCATGAAACTCTCAGGAACTTGCACTTGAACAACGACAAAAGTCCAAGTGATAATCAGGGACACTTTTATTCTACATCTGATATTCTGCAGCCTTAAAACCCCATGTTATGAAAATTACCTCATTCTATATTGAGTTAGAGCCTTTTGTTCATAACCCATTCTGTTCAACAAAATATGAGGAAAGACAACGCAAGAAGAACAGGAGTAAAAGCAAAGAAGAGGAGAGAGCGCTCTCAGAAGTTTTGGCATGAGAGAAATGGTATGAAACAGCAACTCTTACCTCTCCATGTTCTTCAAAGAATTCATTTTTATGTCGGTGCAAAGTATCAATAACCTTAGTTAGGATCTGAGGCAGCCTGTCCTTAATTGTATAATATGCGAAAGAgctaacaagaaaaaaaaaaacaaacaggcacATTAATTACTTACTACACTAACAGATTTAATACCTTATCCCTTTTATTCATTATTTTAAGTGCAAACTCTCTCACTTAAGGACAGCATATATAATGTACAGTAAGGTCACCGACTATGCGAATCCAGAGTATGCGACCCTGCTCTTACGCAGCTGACCCCCGATTCACACAGTAACCCTTGTTTTACATGGCTTCATGTTGACACAATgcaaagctgctgggctctcagcctgcctagcttcccgcagctgcaggcagctaggcaggctaagagccccttccccctgcttcccagaggaaCACTGCTGGATAGCCACACCTGTTCACCCCAGGTAAACCTTCCACCAGCTCAACTCCCCgcaactccctgcccctgtagcCCCAGTTCACCTTCCTTGCACATCCCAGGTCATCTCCCCCCATGGGGAGCTCCAGCTACATGCCAGAGGGCTCCCCTCCAGGAcccacagacccagctccaaccccatgccccaacccctcTGCACACCCAGGCCTTGattccccccacacctggccccaacccctgtggaccccgccccccaaccctaGAGCGGCCCAAGATCACACCCTCCCCCTCATGGCTGGCTCAGCACACACAgggctccaccctgccccctgctcaagcATCCCACCCCAGTAcacccctgttcaacccctcACCCACCTGTCTCAatgacccctgcagccccaactcaCCTCCCCCATACATGGGGCTTGAACTTcaacccatgcctggggctctggctcccaatCCCTGGCACGCTGCACAGGGCTccaactcccctcccctcaaaTACCCCGCCTGGGTGCACTCCCCCGCCCACACACTCGGGGCCCCAGCCGTCAGCACCATCAGTGTGCATAGCGGCTctatcccccctgccagctcaacccacccctggCCCAATTCAGCCCCATTCAATCCCCAGTTTGCCTGGTTcaaccctcccatccccagcttacccctcctccagcacctgctgCGCTGTCAACTGGTCAGCCGCCAGTGcgcgcagggctccagctgtcagccgctGCAGGAGCATGAGGGTCTACAACCTCCACCCCTGctaacctccccacccccgttCACCCCACCTCACATTCCCTGGCACGCTGGGCTCCagattcaacctgcacctggggcaACGCGTGGGGCTCCAGCTCACAACCCCTCTACACACCACCCTTGCAGccccggctccaacccccctGGCCAAGCTcaacctccaccccaaccccctgcaagccccagctcaactgcaccccctcacctcctctgccgccctaacccaccccagccttaacccccctgccctctcccagggccccaacccatctTCCCAAGCCCTCtccgacttatgcaaaattcaaggtaaGCGAGGGCTGTGTGGGCCACAACCCTTGCATACCTTCAGGAATTACTGTAGTCATTTCTGTTTTGTTAGCTGCTTCTGAAGTTAGAGAGCCTCCAATAAAATACAAGGCAGAAAAAAACATGTCTATCAGCACAGGGTTCTTTACTTTACCCTGAATTGTTTtagttattatttatatttttctcaCTTTAATGTGGTGATCCACCTGTGGTTACATTTGTCGGCTTACTTCAGGAAAGCTTCAGATTTTCAAGGCAGCCACACGACCTACTGTATACCTTAATTGTGATAAACTTGAAGTCATAGAAGTTTTATCATCAGTTCCTCTGACAAGTCAATAACTCTGCTGTGTCCTTAACATCAATGCTGTCATCAACAGTTACCAAAAATAACATACATCTCTATACTTTCTTGTTCAATTCAGAAGCCAAATACAGTATCTTTTAGGTGGCGAGTAACAGTTTTCAAATTTGTTTTGGGCATTCCAGGCACAGCACACCAGCAAGCATGAAATCTTTCAAAAGCTCCTCTTTTACAAAAGGCTTATTTTGTGCAGTTATTTTGTTCTCACTTCCTGACCTGTAGCTTTGCACTTAAGTATTGTCCTGACGGATGGTAAAGGTTAATCAGTAAGTCTCATCCTAAATAGATGAGGCTTACCATTTATGGGTAACTGGTATGGGCTAAAGCAGCCCTCCTCTCTGCCTGGACAAGAGGttgctcagggctgctgcaggtggggatgctccagccaTGCCAGAGTAGCCTGGTACACAGTGGCCCCAGGAGTGGCAGCTGAGCACACCGCTCCAGCCCGCCTGCCACAgataggggctgctctggccaggctgctgctgacaagggctgctccagttgcactccagccaggccagtgcAGTCCCAGTCCCTGGTACACCATGAGCAGACAcactccaggccagccagccagccacagcagccACGAATGGAACAGGATTTTACAAGTTTTGAAAGAAGCCCATAACAAAAGGCTAAAACTGCCAAAAAGATTGTCAGAACCCATTTTAGAAACTGCctattaaaaacaaaccaaacaaaatataCCTGGGAAAAGTGAAAAGGTATAAGAACTGACCCTGTATGAAGTTCACCACAATGAGATAGCTAACTTTAGAGAACAATACTTTGAacaataaattaatttaaattaagtcACTACCAGGCACCTCCATATATTTAAATATCAGTACTAAAGCAAAGACATAACAGGCTGACAGTGGTGGCTGGCATCTGCCACCGTGCAACTTAAATCAATA encodes the following:
- the DCPH1 gene encoding damage-control phosphatase ARMT1 isoform X3 — protein: MAAVPASLAGSFKGSFAYYTIKDRLPQILTKVIDTLHRHKNEFFEEHGEKGIEAEKNTISLLSKLRNELQTDKPLVPLDDKLPDTLLWNQYLEYQQNLLDGNGQPSWFQSPWLYVECYMYRRIHEALAQNPPIDDYDVFKEVKVQSFFESHQAIIALCTYLRELLKNIEDLDEKQLQEDFLKLLQVSLWGNKCDLSISAGEDNSQKANPLKSLDDLKPFILVDDMESIWSLLINCKKRRTSEDITRIDIVLDNAGYELITDLVLADFLLSSKLATEVHFHGKCIP
- the DCPH1 gene encoding damage-control phosphatase ARMT1 isoform X1, which codes for MAAVPASLAGSFKGSFAYYTIKDRLPQILTKVIDTLHRHKNEFFEEHGEKGIEAEKNTISLLSKLRNELQTDKPLVPLDDKLPDTLLWNQYLEYQQNLLDGNGQPSWFQSPWLYVECYMYRRIHEALAQNPPIDDYDVFKEVKVQSFFESHQAIIALCTYLRELLKNIEDLDEKQLQEDFLKLLQVSLWGNKCDLSISAGEDNSQKANPLKSLDDLKPFILVDDMESIWSLLINCKKRRTSEDITRIDIVLDNAGYELITDLVLADFLLSSKLATEVHFHGKCIPWYVSDTTKHDFNWTIKQLQSANNRWMSKCGMNWEGSIKKGVWVYHDHMFWTLPHEFCSMALVATDLYAELEKSNLIIFKGDLNYRKLTGDRKWEFTVPFHQALNKFHPAPLCSLRTLKSDVQVGLKHGQGEQFVTTEPDWMISGKYGVVQFDASL
- the DCPH1 gene encoding damage-control phosphatase ARMT1 isoform X2, coding for MAAVPASLAGSFKGSFAYYTIKDRLPQILTKVIDTLHRHKNEFFEEHGEKGIEAEKNTISLLSKLRNELQTDKPLVPLDDKLPDTLLWNQYLEYQQNLLDGNGQPSWFQSPWLYVECYMYRRIHEALAQNPPIDDYDVFKEVKVQSFFESHQAIIALCTYLRELLKNIEDLDEKQLQEDFLKLLQVSLWGNKCDLSISAGEDNSQKANPLKSLDDLKPFILVDDMESIWSLLINCKKRRTSEDITRIDIVLDNAGYELITDLVLADFLLSSKLATEVHFHGKCIPCCLSAIGSL